Proteins from one Cryptomeria japonica chromosome 4, Sugi_1.0, whole genome shotgun sequence genomic window:
- the LOC131063554 gene encoding putative disease resistance protein RGA3 yields the protein MASVIGEAVVGKVFEIAVEMAVQKLSDEANLVRNFRQDFRWLNKKLTYVRGFLRDADQQSRHNEGVKEWLESIRGFVLHAEDIFEECAVQSMYGDNAQSCGLSRNQLIFRWSMGRKIRGMKNRMRSIIEDGNELNLLHEVWSANEASPTTTSQSGDRKKSNLLPSDSHPVGIQSKIDDILSLLDNNASPVVGVVGMGGLGKTYLLQQVCNVIRERYEISIWLSVSQSYSISKLQNDLAFQLDENLHKKIKDSGVSEQVAAKLIYETLQGKRCLVVLDDVWRASREDDLLARLGLLSGNNNPCKIVVTTRSREVCSNLNAEIYLMQHLSDEDSWRLFCFYAFGGSESQQHLEDLGRKIVKQCGNLPLATKTVAASLAKTRLPTEWESKLHELEGVVATDVDRIMPILRLSYDSLPARLKACFAYLSFFPEDEEIDCEYLINLWIGEGLIPAGDGQWDAAWDCLYQLDNLCLLQLWEQVGYQQLLDERLTKYCRIHDLLLDLAIQVSRESKCVFSLEEASKDASADCCRIILAEKNINDDDISKSRPVCLRTFSLSQNERIEGIPTNLFTAMRGLRVLDLSGTFISTLPESIGKMKLLKLLNLRDTYIEEVPECVRHLKSLLFLYLPWRCEKLPVWINEVKCLQHLECELVRRMPKGLSMLVYLRTLRSARLDLSVEEDEFMRLQDFANMTQLQELQLIVNDEMEWKGIEEGILVKLVKMRRLVIQNSTSSNAGELPEKMKAMKHLESLGLWNCAVPSWICDLANLRDLELGRCDCIDCLELQKMPNLVRLVLWRTKNNGREELPKVFGKAGGFPCLRFLEIGDFDELEEFPELVEGEMACLEELRLFDYKKVKRVALEPLKRLKLFDCRESGTAELKETLKEGGAYWRTIKAINPHLAIRLD from the coding sequence ATGGCATCTGTAATTGGGGAAGCTGTTGTAGGAAAAGTTTTTGAGATAGCCGTTGAGATGGCTGTTCAGAAACTAAGTGATGAGGCAAATCTTGTGAGGAATTTCAGACAAGACTTCAGATGGTTAAACAAGAAACTCACATATGTGAGGGGTTTTCTGAGAGATGCTGATCAACAGTCTCGCCATAACGAGGGTGTCAAAGAATGGCTGGAAAGCATTCGCGGTTTTGTATTGCATGCAGAGGACATCTTTGAGGAATGTGCTGTACAATCCATGTATGGAGATAATGCTCAATCTTGTGGGTTGAGTCGTAATCAATTGATTTTTCGCTGGAGTATGGGGCGGAAAATTAGGGGCATGAAGAACCGCATGAGATCTATTATTGAAGATGGCAACGAGCTGAATCTATTGCATGAAGTTTGGTCTGCGAATGAAGCATCACCCACTACTACATCTCAAAGTGGAGACCGGAAGAAATCTAATCTTCTGCCCAGCGATTCACACCCTGTGGGAATACAATCCAAAATTGATGACATTCTCAGCTTGTTGGACAACAATGCCTCTCCCGTTGTTGGTGTGGTTGGGATGGGGGGCCTGGGCAAGACCTATCTTCTTCAGCAAGTTTGCAATGTGATCAGAGAAAGGTATGAGATATCTATATGGCTCTCTGTCTCTCAGTCCTATTCTATTTCCAAGTTGCAAAATGATTTAGCCTTTCAGTTAGATGAAAATTTACATAAGAAGATCAAGGATAGTGGAGTAAGTGAGCAGGTAGCAGCAAAGTTGATTTATGAAACGTTGCAAGGGAAAAGATGCCTTGTGGTGTTAGATGATGTGTGGAGGGCCAGCAGAGAAGATGATTTGTTAGCCAGACTTGGCCTGCTAAGTGGAAACAATAACCCATGCAAAATTGTTGTTACCACAAGAAGTAGGGAGGTTTGCAGTAATTTAAATGCTGAAATTTATTTGATGCAACATTTGTCTGATGAAGATAGCTGGAGGCTGTTTTGTTTTTATGCATTTGGGGGATCTGAGTCACAGCAGCATCTGGAAGACTTGGGTCGTAAGATTGTAAAGCAATGTGGAAATTTACCACTTGCTACCAAAACAGTAGCCGCATCTCTGGCAAAGACCAGATTGCCAACGGAGTGGGAGTCGAAGCTTCATGAGCTTGAAGGAGTTGTTGCTACCGATGTTGATCGGATCATGCCTATTCTTAGGTTGAGTTATGACTCATTGCCTGCACGTCTTAAAGCGTGCTTTgcttatctttctttctttccagaGGACGAGGAGATAGATTGTGAGTATCTGATAAATTTGTGGATAGGGGAAGGTCTTATTCCAGCAGGAGATGGCCAGTGGGATGCGGCATGGGACTGTTTATATCAACTTGACAATCTATGTCTGCTTCAATTATGGGAACAAGTGGGATATCAACAATTGCTCGATGAAAGACTAACCAAATATTGTAGAATTCACGATCTTTTGCTTGATTTGGCCATACAGGTATCCAGAGAAAGTAAATGTGTGTTTTCTCTTGAGGAAGCCTCCAAAGATGCAAGTGCTGACTGTTGTCGGATCATACTGGCCGAGAAAAATATAAATGACGATGACATTTCAAAGAGTCGTCCTGTTTGTCTCCGCACATTCTCACTGTCTCAGAATGAGAGGATTGAAGGCATTCCGACAAATTTGTTTACCGCCATGAGAGGACTGCGAGTTCTCGATTTGAGTGGGACATTCATCTCCACATTGCCTGAGAGCATTGGAAAGATGAAACTCCTCAAACTATTGAATTTAAGAGATACATATATTGAGGAGGTACCAGAGTGTGTGAGGCATCTGAAAAGTCTCTTGTTTTTATATCTACCTTGGAGATGTGAGAAGTTACCAGTATGGATAAATGAAGTTAAATGTCTTCAACATTTAGAGTGCGAGCTGGTTCGTCGAATGCCAAAGGGATTGTCAATGCTGGTCTATTTGAGAACACTGCGATCAGCAAGGTTGGATCTATCCGTTGAAGAGGACGAATTCATGAGGTTACAGGATTTTGCCAATATGACTCAACTTCAGGAACTACAGTTAATTGTTAATGATGAAATGGAGTGGAAAGGGATAGAAGAAGGGATCCTTGTGAAGCTGGTGAAGATGCGTCGTCTAGTAATTCAAAACTCGACATCATCAAATGCAGGGGAGCTTCCGGAGAAGATGAAAGCCATGAAACATCTAGAAAGTCTTGGACTATGGAACTGTGCAGTGCCAAGTTGGATATGTGATTTGGCAAATCTGAGGGACCTCGAATTAGGTAGATGTGATTGTATTGATTGTCTGGAGTTGCAAAAAATGCCCAACCTAGTGAGGTTGGTGTTGTGGCGTACAAAGAATAATGGGCGTGAGGAATTGCCAAAGGTGTTTGGAAAGGCTGGAGGGTTTCCATGCCTCAGATTCTTAGAAATTGGTGACTTTGATGAATTAGAGGAGTTTCCAGAATTGGTGGAGGGGGAGATGGCATGTCTTGAGGAGTTACGTCTATTCGATTATAAGAAAGTGAAGAGAGTGGCATTGGAGCCGTTGAAAAGACTCAAGCTCTTCGATTGTCGCGAATCAGGAACCGCTGAATTAAAGGAGACATTGAAGGAAGGCGGAGCATATTGGCGTACAATCAAAGCCATCAATCCCCATTTAGCTATTAGATTAGATTGA